The following proteins are encoded in a genomic region of Montipora foliosa isolate CH-2021 chromosome 8, ASM3666993v2, whole genome shotgun sequence:
- the LOC138012601 gene encoding 5-hydroxytryptamine receptor 7-like encodes MTFNHSQEVYQDNHFTNSIVTAISLTTISAIAIGGNFLVLVSIGINRNLRSSSDLLLANLAVADLGQALLAIPFRIIEFLRADEHVTFLIPCHIVALIAILFGGASNINILLVSIDKFAAIMSPFKYSTRATGKIFIASVVMNWAWLLVFTVLPLVGWGRAENNISSPTCRFTMIFSGDYLITCFILVHGIPLTTTIILYLFILKAALRHSRAIAAQEFCLRTNDARVNHRSLADEDTLTNSEQHAYYENRNLPKRMRSRRPTRGARMIAVLVGVFILLNLPIVMIDLVEIWNGPTVPSAVVSVAVCLICANSAINFLIYGGWNREYKRTFRIIFACLWNFVKRPFSASRT; translated from the coding sequence ATGACATTCAATCACTCTCAAGAAGTCTATCAAGATAATCATTTCACCAACTCTATTGTTACAGCCATTAGTTTGACAACCATATCTGCCATTGCTATCGGAGGAAATTTCCTGGTGTTGGTCTCTATTGGTATAAACCGAAACCTTCGCTCATCATCAGACCTCTTATTGGCAAATTTGGCCGTGGCAGACTTGGGCCAAGCACTCTTGGCGATTCCTTTTCGGATCATAGAATTTCTTCGCGCAGATGAACACGTGACATTTTTAATTCCTTGCCACATCGTGGCCTTGATTGCAATTCTCTTTGGAGGTGCTTCAAACATCAATATTTTGCTCGTGAGTATTGATAAGTTTGCAGCTATTATGAGTCCATTTAAATACAGCACAAGGGCCACCGGGAAAATATTCATTGCAAGCGTTGTTATGAACTGGGCTTGGTTGCTCGTCTTCACCGTTCTGCCCCTCGTGGGATGGGGGAGAGCTGAAAATAACATTTCTTCGCCGACCTGTCGTTTCACTATGATATTTAGTGGAGACTACCTTATAACCTGTTTCATCCTTGTTCATGGAATACCATTAACAACAACCATAATTCTCTACCTTTTTATTCTCAAAGCGGCTCTTCGACACTCCCGCGCCATAGCGGCTCAGGAATTTTGTCTCAGAACGAACGATGCCCGCGTCAATCATCGTTCCCTCGCTGATGAAGATACTCTTACGAACAGCGAACAACATGCGTACTACGAGAACAGAAATCTCCCTAAGCGCATGCGCTCACGCAGGCCCACTAGAGGTGCCCGAATGATAGCTGTATTAGTAGGCGTATTCATCCTTCTCAATCTTCCAATCGTCATGATTGACCTGGTTGAAATTTGGAACGGCCCTACTGTTCCTTCGGCGGTCGTCAGTGTCGCCGTATGTTTGATTTGCGCCAATTCGGCGATAAACTTCCTCATTTATGGTGGCTGGAATAGAGAATACAAGAGAACGTTTCGTATAATTTTTGCCTGCCTGTGGAATTTCGTTAAGAGGCCATTCTCAGCATCAAggacttaa
- the LOC138012600 gene encoding solute carrier family 12 member 2-like isoform X1: protein MSDETRKEGSIANEEEEQDANVKQNENADQSTGEQKEPKKFSVNRVKFVPEIIDLPGKNSEGKNSSGESSPTESPWDNIPGSPTSLNQFSTNYATNEAIPMTIFYRSQHSQCHSGKQRPTLQELRKGLENQKIEEQPSVVENQSEDDGALEVRTRGSSNAPKFGWVKGVLFGCLLNIWGVMLYLRLSWVVGQAGIGLASVIVLLSAVVTTLTTLSMSAVCTNGEVKGGGAYYLISRSLGPEFGGSIGVIFSVASAVATAMYVVGFAETMRDILRNNDALIVDESNDIRIIGVVTIVILLGVTMVGLQWVVRTQIVLLIILVISILNVIIGTFIGPQSEESRANGFVGYKKDTFETNLSPGFKGESFFSVFAVFFPAATGILAGVNISGDLKDVHKAVPKGTLLAILISTLVYVMLAWFVGACVEREALGLVHDAVNATNETLVSCATQECQHGLLNDFQVMEAISGWGPIVTAGIFASTLSSALASLVGAPKTFQAVCKDHLFPYVEFFGVGYGPGEEPRRGYLLAFVIAVAFILIGDLNVIAPIISNFFLIVYALINYAVFAASLGRSPGWRPSFKYYNMWVSLLGALVCIAMMFLINWWAALLTIVIVVILYKYVDFTKPQVNWGSSSQAFSFVQALRYALRLEGIEDHVKNFRPNCLVLTGRPQDRPNLAHIVSQITKNVGLMVYGNVKKPSEAVASDKDKEDSQWMREHRIKAFRAVTTAPSLRAGVQSMMHLAGLGKMRPNTMVMGFKRNWTDKKNIDDVVDYLGVINDVFDLNYGLVILRMDEKQKREIGEQLVDGDSDNESNSIIDEDEYSKSKPRSSQSKKAETQEERESLTSPDKESSKIPEDETKSPIEKIALKEKQRGTIDVWWVYDDGGLTVLIPYLLTLHRAWKNCKLRFFSADIRSKHDYSPQRLRLANLLKKFRIDGNCVEQTEGINKKPSKESIDAFRRLPVKSELGDAPIEDQKVLRTIRIGELVRQNCTQDTRLVVISIPVPVKDVTTPLMYMSWLEVLSADLPPVLLVRGNQTNVLTFYS, encoded by the exons ATGTCAGATGAAACAAGGAAAGAAGGAAGCATTGCAAACGAAGAGGAAGAGCAAGACGCGAACgtgaaacaaaacgaaaatgCAGATCAGTCGACTGGTGAACAAAAAGAGCCGAAGAAATTTTCTGTCAATAGAGTGAAGTTTGTACCTGAAATCATCGATCTTCCAGGAAAGAATTCTGAAGGAAAGAATTCCTCTGGGGAGTCTTCACCGACAGAATCGCCGTGGGACAATATACCGGGAAGTCCAACTTCGTTGAATCAGTTTAGCACGAACTACGCTACCAACGAGGCTATTCCGATGACCATATTTTACCGAAGTCAACACTCTCAATGTCACAGTGGAAAGCAAAGACCGACGTTGCAAGAGCTTCGCAAAGGGTTAGAAAATCAGAAG ATCGAGGAGCAGCCTTCAGTGGTTGAAAATCAGTCAGAGGATGATGGGGCATTGGAGGTGAGAACGAGAGGCTCGTCAAATGCTCCTAAGTTTGGCTGGGTTAAAGGGGTCCTGTTCGGATGTCTTCTCAACATATGGGGTGTCATGCTGTACTTACGTCTTTCCTGGGTGGTAGGTCAAGCTGGAATAGGCTTGGCATCCGTCATCGTTTTATTGTCAGCTGTTGTGACCACGCTGACAACGTTGTCCATGTCTGCAGTTTGTACCAATGGAGAGGTCAAAGGAG GAGGCGCCTATTACTTGATATCCCGCAGTCTTGGGCCGGAGTTTGGCGGCTCCATCGGGGTGATATTCTCCGTAGCGAGTGCTGTGGCAACTGCCATGTACGTGGTTGGCTTCGCAGAGACCATGCGGGACATCCTTAGGAACAACGATGCCTTAATAGTTGATGAATCAAATGACATTCGCATCATTGGCGTCGTGACTATTGTCATTCTTCTTGGTGTCACTATGGTTGGCTTGCAATGGGTGGTGCGCACACAGATTGTCCTTCTCATCATTTTGGTGATTTCGATTCTCAATGTCATCATTGGAACTTTTATTGGGCCACAGTCGGAAGAGAGTAGAGCCAACGGTTTCGTTGGCTACAAGAAAGATACCTTTGAGACCAATCTCAGCCCTGGTTTCAAAGGAGAAAGCTTCTTTTCCGTATTTGCAGTGTTCTTTCCAGCGGCAACTGGAATTCTCGCAGGTGTTAATATATCAGGGGATTTGAAAGACGTGCACAAGGCTGTCCCCAAAGGAACACTGCTAGCCATTCTGATCAGCACTTTGGTATATGTGATGCTGGCTTGGTTTGTCGGCGCCTGTGTTGAACGAGAAGCCCTTGGTCTTGTGCATGATGCAGTGAATGCAACAAATGAAACTCTGGTTTCTTGTGCCACACAGGAATGTCAGCATGGGCTGCTGAATGATTTCCAG GTAATGGAAGCTATATCAGGATGGGGACCCATTGTGACTGCAGGGATCTTCGCATCGACCTTGTCGTCAGCGCTTGCCAGTCTCGTTGGCGCACCGAAAACATTCCAAGCCGTTTGCAAGGACCACCTCTTCCCGTACGTCGAGTTTTTCGGCGTTGGATATGGGCCAGGCGAAGAACCTCGCCGCGGCTACCTCTTGGCGTTCGTCATTGCTGTTGCGTTCATCTTAATTGGAGATCTCAATGTCATAGCACCCATCATTTCTAACTTTTTCCTGATTGTCTATGCCCTCATTAATTATGCAGTATTCGCGGCCTCTCTGGGTCGTTCTCCGGGATGGCGTCCTTCGTTCAAGTACTACAATATGTGGGTATCTTTGTTAGGTGCTCTGGTGTGCATAGCTATGATGTTCCTCATTAACTGGTGGGCAGCCTTGTTGAccattgttattgttgttatcttGTATAAGTACGTCGACTTCACCAAGCCGCAG GTTAACTGGGGTTCTTCGTCTCAggccttttcttttgttcaagcgCTTCGCTACGCTCTCCGGCTTGAGGGGATAGAAGACCACGTGAAGAATTTTCGGCCCAACTGCTTGGTTCTAACAGGCCGGCCACAGGACAGACCTAATCTGGCCCACATCGTGTCACAGATTACTAAAAATGTCGGTCTAATGGTGTATGGTAATGTGAAGAAGCCTTCTGAAGCCGTGGCTTCGGATAAGGATAAGGAAGACAGTCAGTGGATGAGAGAGCACAGAATCAAAGCTTTTCGAGCAGTGACTACAG CTCCTAGTCTCCGCGCGGGGGTGCAGTCCATGATGCATCTCGCCGGCCTTGGAAAGATGCGCCCAAACACCATGGTCATGGGCTTCAAGAGGAACTGGACGGATAAGAAGAACATAGATGACGTAGTGGACTACCTTGGAGTCATCAACGACGTCTTCGATCTCAACTACGGTTTGGTAATTCTTCGCATGGAcgagaaacagaaaagagaaattgGTGAGCAGTTAGTTGATGGTGACAGCGACAACGAGTCAAATTCTATCATAGACGAGGATGAGTACTCGAAGTCGAAGCCACGTTCTTCTCAGTCAAAGAAAGCGGAGACACAAGAAGAAAGGGAAAGTCTTACCAGCCCCGATAAGGAGTCTTCGAAGATTCCTGAAGATGAAACGAAATCACCCATCGAGAAGATCGCGTTAAAGGAGAAGCAGAGAGGAACAATCGACGTTTGGTGGGTGTATGATGATGGTGGGCTCACTGTTTTGATACCTTACTTGCTGACTCTGCACCGCGCCTGGAAGAACTGCAAGCTGAGGTTCTTCTCCGCTGACATCCGCTCGAAGCACGACTACAGCCCGCAAAGGTTGCGTTTGGCTAATCTGCTGAAGAAATTCCGCATCGATGGAAACTGCGTGGAGCAGACAGAGGGTATCAACAAAAAGCCATCGAAGGAAAGCATCGACGCGTTTAGGCGACTACCTGTCAAGAGTGAGCTCGGAGATGCCCCAATTGAAGACCAGAAAGTACTAAGAACAATCCGCATAGGAGAGCTGGTGAGGCAGAATTGCACTCAAGACACGAGGCTTGTTGTAATCTCAATTCCTGTGCCCGTCAAAGATGTCACGACTCCGTTAATGTACATGAGCTGGCTCGAGGTGTTATCGGCTGATCTGCCACCAGTACTTCTCGTGCGCGGCAATCAGACAAATGTACTGACATTTTATTCGTAG